CTACAAATAATTTAGAAAAGATATTATATTTTTAATTGGTGCAAAAGCATGTATACAATAGCAAATTAATACGTACCATTAAAGATTATTTTAGTGCTAACAACTATGAGTAACCGTCTTTTACTAATACAAACTAACCGAATTAATTATTTCTGGCTTTCTAGTTCTAATACTTTCTGAATCATGTTATCATCTTTGTGCATAATTCTATAAAAACCTACATCGCCAAAAAGAGTGTTTGCAATAGATGCTTTTAAGTATTTTTTTAAACTTTCTTTGGTTTTAGTATTTGGTTTTACACGGTTTTTAACTTCTGTTAAATAAGAATTAAATACTTTTTTATCTGTATCAAAATCGGTAACAAAGCTGTCTATGGTCCATTTTTCTAGAGCTTTTCTATTGTTATCTACATAATCAAAAGCAAAATTATTTATAGTGTTAAAATAGAAATTGGTCATGTAAGAAGTAGTGTCTATAGGTACAAAAACATCCGGAATAATACCACCACCACCGTAAACAATTTTACCTTTTGGTGTTGTAAATTTTAAAGAATCTACTACTTTTATACTGTCTCTGCTTAGTAGTTCTCCGCTTGTAATTCTGTTCTGAAAATCTTTATAATAATTTTTATTTCCATTATGATTATAGGGTTTCTGAATAGAACGACCTGTTGGAGTGTAATAACGAGCCGTTGTTAAACGCACTGCAGAACCATCACCTAAATCCATTTCTATTTGTACCAAACCTTTACCAAAAGATCTACGACCTATAATAGTTCCTTTATCATTGTCTTGTAAAGCTCCCGCAACAATTTCTGATGCAGAGGCAGAGTTTTCATCAATTAAAACATACAAACCACCTTTTTCAAAATCACCTCTAGAAGTGGCAAAAGACTCTTCAATTTTATTTTTGTTGTTTTTGGTAAAAACAATTAATTTATCGTCTTCTAAAAATTCATCAACAATACTATTAGCAATGTCTATAAAACCACCGCCATTGCCTCTTAAATCTAAGACCAAATCGGTCATTCCATCATCTATTAAAGTATGTAATGATGATTTAAATTCTGTATAGGTGTTTCTAGCAAAACGATCTAATTTAATATAACCAACAGAATCGTTAATCATATATGCTAAATCAACACTTTTAATATTTACTTTACCACGAGTCACATCAATTGTAAAAAGAGAGTCTGTACTTTTTCTATAAATTTGAAGTGCAACTTTAGTATTTGGTTTCCCTTTTAAATAACCAGGCACCTTATCTGTAAACATATCTTTACCATACAACGTATCTTTATCTGCCATTAAAATTCGATCACCAGCTTTAATACCTGCTTTTATGCTTGGTCCACCTTTTATAGGTTGTATCACGGTAATAGAATCGTTTATCATTCTAAATTGCACACCAATACCAACAAAATTGCCTTGCATGTTTTCTGTAACAGCTTGCAAATTTTCTTTAGGTATATACACAGAATGCGGATCTAACTTACCCAACATTTGCGTTATGGCACCATCTAATAAACTATCTGTATTTACAGTATCTACGTAATCTTTTTCAATAAAATTAATCAGTTTCTTTATCTTCATTTCTTGCGAAGAATTCTTAGAAAGAGACATCATAATATTCATAGGGCTTCCGTTTAAAGAAACACCAATAAGTAAACCTAAAATAACTGCTAAAGATAAATATATAGGTAAGTTGTTACTATTTTTCATAAGGTAAATGCATAATTTCTACGCCTGCTTTTTGTAAAAAATCGATTCCAGAAGTATCTCTGTAAGAATTTGCAAAAACCACACGCTTTATTCCTGCTTGGTGAATTAATTTACTGCATTGTGTACACGGAGATAAGGTAATATAAAGTGTAGCACCTTTTGCAGATTGGGTAGAAGAAGCAACTTTTAAAATGGCATTTGCCTCTGCATGTAAAACTTCCCACTTTGTAATTCCTTCATCGTCTTCACAACAATTATCAAAACCAGTGGGCGTGCCGTTAAAACCATCAGAAATAATCATTCTGCCTTTTACAATGAGTGCACCTACTTGTTTACGTTTACAATGTGAGAGTTTTCCCCACTCAAAAGCCATTTTTAAATAAGCCCTATCGTACTTTAATTGTTTCTTATCCGTCATACTAGAACGAAAGTAAAAATATTTACAGAAATAAGACGTTAATAATAAGACAAAATTTATTTAGACGCTCTCTAAGTACTCTTTTTTGTGCGTTCCCTTACAGGTCGGGCTTTACGTTACAATCTTTTTATTCATACTTCATAAAAAGGATTTTCACTGCAATCCCTAACGCAGCTTACAAGTTATCAATAGTAAAAAATCGAAAATTTTGTTGTTTACCAAAATACTCTATCGGTCATCATTTGTATAGCAAAACCAATTACAATAGAAGAACAAACTAAAATCCAATCTCTTCTGCTAACTCTAAAAAAGTTTTGTAAAAGTGTACCAATAATTAAGATTCCTAAAACAATAATAATCTGAGCAGCTTCTATACCTAAAGCAAATTCTAATAACGGAAACAATTTATTTTCTTCTTTACCAACCATCATTTTAAAATAGTTAGAAAAACCCAATCCGTGAATTAACCCAAAAAGCACAGCAAAAATTAAGTTGATATTTTGTTTCCCTGAAGACGCATTTTTAGCCGTAAGCACATTTACAAGTCCGGTTATAAAGATGGTTACCGGAATCGCAAACTCAATCATATCCATTTTAATTTTTAGAATACCATACGCAGATAAAGCCAAGGTAACAGAATGACCAATTGTAAATAAAGTAACCAACCATAAAACTTTTTTCCATTGTTTAAAGCTAAAAACAACCGCCAAAACAATTAAAAATAAGATGTGGTCGTATGCAGCTAAATCTAACACATGGTTTAAGCCCATTTTAAAATACAGTAAAAAATCGTCCATTTAAAAAAATTAATTAGGTGTGATTGCCAAAGATATTAAAAACTGTAATCGAAATAAAGCGTAAATACACTATTAACAATTCTAATTGCTGAATTTTAAATAATATCAAATTTATAAGTATTTATTTCTTTAAATCAATAATAATTTAATTAATACGTAAATTTTATAAAATTAAATACGTATAAATAAGTAATAATACTTAGTTTTGTTATTCAAATACGTAATTATGAAAACAATTATAGTTGTAGGAAATGGAATGGTTGGTTATAAGTTTTGCGAAAAATTTGCAACTCAATCTCAATCTAAAGATTTTAAAATCATTGTTTTTGGTGAAGAGCCAAGACCCGCTTACGATAGAGTTCATTTAAGTGAGTTTTTCGAGAACCAAGATGCAAAAGCTTTAGAAATGGCACCTGCAGAATGGTATAAAGAAAACGATATTGATTTAATTGTTGATGAAAGAGTTTCTGACATTCAAAGAACTACAAAAACTATAA
The nucleotide sequence above comes from Polaribacter butkevichii. Encoded proteins:
- a CDS encoding S41 family peptidase; the encoded protein is MKNSNNLPIYLSLAVILGLLIGVSLNGSPMNIMMSLSKNSSQEMKIKKLINFIEKDYVDTVNTDSLLDGAITQMLGKLDPHSVYIPKENLQAVTENMQGNFVGIGVQFRMINDSITVIQPIKGGPSIKAGIKAGDRILMADKDTLYGKDMFTDKVPGYLKGKPNTKVALQIYRKSTDSLFTIDVTRGKVNIKSVDLAYMINDSVGYIKLDRFARNTYTEFKSSLHTLIDDGMTDLVLDLRGNGGGFIDIANSIVDEFLEDDKLIVFTKNNKNKIEESFATSRGDFEKGGLYVLIDENSASASEIVAGALQDNDKGTIIGRRSFGKGLVQIEMDLGDGSAVRLTTARYYTPTGRSIQKPYNHNGNKNYYKDFQNRITSGELLSRDSIKVVDSLKFTTPKGKIVYGGGGIIPDVFVPIDTTSYMTNFYFNTINNFAFDYVDNNRKALEKWTIDSFVTDFDTDKKVFNSYLTEVKNRVKPNTKTKESLKKYLKASIANTLFGDVGFYRIMHKDDNMIQKVLELESQK
- a CDS encoding deoxycytidylate deaminase → MTDKKQLKYDRAYLKMAFEWGKLSHCKRKQVGALIVKGRMIISDGFNGTPTGFDNCCEDDEGITKWEVLHAEANAILKVASSTQSAKGATLYITLSPCTQCSKLIHQAGIKRVVFANSYRDTSGIDFLQKAGVEIMHLPYEK
- a CDS encoding HupE/UreJ family protein, which gives rise to MDDFLLYFKMGLNHVLDLAAYDHILFLIVLAVVFSFKQWKKVLWLVTLFTIGHSVTLALSAYGILKIKMDMIEFAIPVTIFITGLVNVLTAKNASSGKQNINLIFAVLFGLIHGLGFSNYFKMMVGKEENKLFPLLEFALGIEAAQIIIVLGILIIGTLLQNFFRVSRRDWILVCSSIVIGFAIQMMTDRVFW